A window of Acidobacteriota bacterium genomic DNA:
GTTCGACTTCGTCGGTGAAGGCGTGTTCCAGTTCACTGAATGAAGACAACAGTCCCGCGCCGAAGGCTTTGATTTCACCAGCTTCTTCGATCAAGCCGAACTCAACTGTGAACCAGTACAGGCGGCCAAGCTGTTCAAGTTGTTCGTCGCTGGCAATGACGGCGCCTTTGCCGATGAATTCGGAAAAGTCCGCGAAATCCGGCACGGTGAACATCGGAATGTGGCCGATGGCTTCGTGTACGACATCGGGTTCCGGCGTGTAATCGGGTCGCGAATGATGCCGGATGTACTGCGTCGAAAGCATCGTTCGTTTGCCCAGCCAGCTCAAAAAGGCGCGGGTTTCCACCAAACCTTCAATCGGAGCCAGCCGGAAGCCCGAAGCTGACGTCAGCTTGGCGCTCAATTCACTCAATTGCGGAATGCGAAACGGGGAGATTCCCAATTGCTGTTTGGCCTGTAGATACAACGAACAGGCGCGGCGCGCGTGAGCCTGTTCGAGTTTGCGGCTGACGTGCCGCCAAACAGCGGTTTCTTCCTTGGTGTATGCCACTTCGGGAATGGTGTGGTTCGGATCGTGGCGATATTGCCGAGCCAGTTCCGCAATGTAATTGCGTCTGGCTCGATATGTCGGGTCGTGCGCGCCGGGATGATCCAGCGGAAGCGAACTGATTTCTTCAACGCCGAGGTCGGCAGTCAGAAAATCTTCGGGAACTTGTGCGGTTGCTGTCGGCATTGCTCATACCTCCTTGCCTGCGCGGTTTCGTTCAGAGTTCAAGCTTCAGCTTGAGTGTTTGCTAAGTCAACCTGAAGGTTGAACTCCGAGCGCTTGGCTTAACCCACCGCGCCAGCAACGGCTTTTTGCTCAACTGGATAGAGCCAGTGTTTGAACTCCGGCTTGCGTCCGGCAACGATGTCAAAAAAGGTCTTTTGAATCTGTTCGGTGATCGGACCGCGCGCGCCGTTGCCTACAATTTTGCCGTCCACTTCACGAACGGGCGTGATTTCAATAGCGGTTCCAGTCAAAAACACTTCGTCTGCGCTCAACAGTTCGTGCAATTTCAATGCCCGGATTTCGACTTCGTACCCCAGATACCGCGCGATCTGAATTGCTGAATCGCGCGTGATGCCAAGCAGAATCGAAGAGTTTTCGTCATTGGTCAGCACTTTGCCGTCTTTGATCAGGAAAATGTTTTCGACGGCGCCTTCGGCCAGATTGCCGTTGGCGTCCAGCAAAATGGCTTCGTCAAATCCACGCGCCGCAGCTTCGCGAACAGCAAGGATCGAATTCAAATAATTGCCAGTCGCTTTGGCGGTCGTCGGAATCATCGAAGAGTGGAATTTGCGATACGGCGAAACGGTGACGCGCATGCCATTGGCTTGTTTGTCGCGAAAATCGCTTGGCCATTCCCAAGTCAAAATGTTAATTCCGGTCGGGACAACTGAACGAATGCCCAAGCTGCCCGCGTCGGAATACGCTGTCGGGCGAATGTAGCAGTTCTGGAAGCTGTTGCGGCGAATGGTTTCACAAATGGCCTCGTTCAATGCTTCGGGCGAGTAATCAATGGTCAGTTGGTAGACCTTCGCCGAAGCGTAAAACCGATCCATGTGTTCTTTCAGCCGGAAGATATTGCCGTCGTAGCATCGAATGCCTTCAAAAATGCCCGTGCCGTAATGAAGCCCGAAGGCCGTGGAATGAATTTTCGCTTCATCGAACGGCAACATTTTGCCGTCCTGCCAAACCCACTTTGTTTTCTCGAAAGACATATTGACCCCTCCCTGAATATGAAAATGCGTTGATTGAACAAATATATTCTTGAACCTCAAAAATATAATAGGCTTTGGGGTGAGGGCGAATGAAGATCAGGAGTTCGATATTCCACCGGGTGCGGCTAACTTCGTTCAATTTCCGCGCGGCTTGGCTTTAGAAATTTAGCTGAGAGGGGTTGAATGCGGTGGAATCGCCATGACTCCACCGCAAATTGGAATTTTAGCCTTCGATGGCGACACTGTTCATCACATCACCGGCGCGAATGGTTTTCACGACATCCATGCCTTCAGTGACCCGGCCAAAAACCGCATAGTTGCCGTCCAAAAACGCCGCTTGTCCCAGCGTGATGTAAAACTGACAACTGGCGCTGTTGGGATCGGATGAACGAGCCATTGCCACTGCGCCGGCTTCGCCATGTTTTAGGTTCGGAGTGACTTCGAGCGGGATTTTCTTATCAGAGCTGCCCGTTCCGGTGCCATAAGGGCAACCGCCCTGAATGACGAAGCCGGGTTCGTAGCGGTGAAATTTCAACCCGTCGTAAAATTTTTTCCCGGCCAATTCAATGAAATTGGCAGTTGTAATCGGCGCCAAGTCCTCATAAAGAGTGAACTTGATTGTGCCCTTGCTGGTTTCGATAACTGCTGTGCGATTTGCCATGTTGATCGTTCCTTTTGGAAGTTGGTGTTTAATACGGCATTATTGAATCTGACTTTGGGTGCTTGCAACCGCCCGGGTCAGAATCACTACCGCATTTGAAGAAAATTTGAGAACGATTTCAAACCGGTTTCAGTACGAGTCTTCCATCCGTCTGATACGTTCCTGCCGTATCAATTCGGCGGAAATTTAATTCCGCAACTTTCTGGAGGGGGAATCTCAATGAATACTTTCAAAAGCGATCTGAAGAGAATTTTGTGTTTGCTGTCCGTGCTTGGTCTGACGGCAATGACTGCGCTAGGTCAGCATGAACACCATGCTTCGTCATCGGAACCCGCGAAGTTGATGCCGGGGTTTGGCAATCTCAACCATCCTGTAACGACCACCAACGCCGAAGCGCAAAAGTTTTTCAATCAGGGGCTGGCTTTGATTTACGGCTTCAATCACGAAGAAGCCAAACGTTCTTTTGAACGAGCGGCGCAGCTTGATCCGAAAATGGCTATGGCTTACTGGGGAATCGCCCTGGCTGTTGGCCCGAACTACAACGAAGCCGAAGTTGATCCTTCGCGGTTGTTGGCAGCGGATATGGCGCTGGAAAAGGCCAAGGAGTTGATGAACAGTACTTCCGACAAAGAACGCTTGTACATTGACGCTCTGGCCAAACGTTTTCAACTCAAAATGGATTTGAAAAAGTGCGCGGTAGATTACAAGGACGCGATGGCGGCGCTTCATAAAAAGTACCCGGAAGATGTTGATGCCGCAGTGCTTTACGCCGATAGTCTGATGAACCTGACACCCTGGCAGTTGTGGACGAAAGATGGCAAGCCGACCGAGTTTACGACAGAAATTGTTTTGACACTGGAAGATGCCATCAAACGTCAACCCGACCATCTTGGCGCGAATCATCTTTACATCCACGCGGTCGAAGCCTCCAAAAATCCCGGACGCGCTTTGCCGAGCGCTGAAAGGCTTGGAAATCTGGCGCCATCCGCAGGGCATCTGGTTCACATGCCTTCGCACATATACATCCGCACGGGGGATTACGCGGAAGCGGCCAAAGCCAATGAAGCTGCGGCAAAGGCTGATCTGGCTTATATCAACCGCACAGGCGTGACGGGAATGTACCCGGCAATGTATTACAGCCACAACCTGCATTTTCTGGTCGAATCCTACAATCGAGTTGGCAATTATGCGCACTCGGTCGAAGCCGCCGCGCGATTGGCGGACAATGTTCGCGGCCACATCAAAGACATGCCCATGTTGGAAGGCTTTCTGCCGAGTGTGATGTTTGTTCAACTACGATTTGGCCGTTGGGATGAGATTTTGAAAACGCAAGAGCCATCAGCCGAGATGCCGATTACGCGCGCTTTGTGGCATTATGCCCGCGGTGTGGCGCTGGCTGGTAAGGGTCAAATTGCTGAAGCCGAACAGGAGCGAGCGATTCTGGCCGGTTTGGCAAAGGCGATGCCGGGAGAAACGCCTTTTGGGTTAAATACAGCCGCCAGCGTTTTGAAAATCGCCGAACCCTCGCTTGATGCCAGAATTGCTACCGCCAAAGGCAATCACAAACTGGCCGTTGAACATTGGCGCAGAGCGGTTGCCGCTCACGATAATCTGAATTACGACGAGCCCCCCGGTTGGTATTACCCCACACGTGAATCATTAGGCGCAGCATTGTTACTGGCTGGGAATGCTGCGGAAGCCGAAAAAGTCTTCCGCAAGGATTTAGAAGATAATCCCGGCAATGGACGTTCGCTTTTCGGCTTGGCTGAAAGTTTGAAAAAACAGGGCAAAAAGCAGGCAGCGGAAAAAGCGCATCAAGAATTTGAAGCTGCCTGGAAAATGGCCGACTCAAAGTTAAAGATCGAAGATTTGTAGACATTCAATTCCAATCGCAGGTCTTTCTAAGGCAGAAGGCCTGCGATTTCTGATTTGAAAGGAGTAAAAATGCCGAGACGATGGATGTTTTCAACAGTTGTATTTGTGAGTTCCGTGGTGCTGACCAATTGGTCGTCGTGGGCGCAAACGCCGCAGAAAGCGCCTCAGCCCGCTCAATCCGCGACAGCGACTCCAACCAAACAGATCAAACGCGACGAGGTATTTTTCAGTATCGCGCGACTCATTAACTCCAAAAATGAGTCGCCAGTGAGTGCAATTACCGCTGAAGTGGACGGCGTCATTGAAGTCACCGGGATCAACTATCGTCCCGATGGAAAAGCCGAAGTGACGGTAAAAGAACGCACTCCGTCCAGTGCGGCATTTACGAATAGATCAGGCCGAATCCTTTTCGCCCCGCCTGAAACAGGCGAAAAATGGACTTGGGTGGAGTTTGAAGAGGGACGGCGTTTTTATCCCGTCGAAAGGCTGTTTCCCTTCGTTCAATCCGAACTCAATAAACGCAAGCAAACGACTGCCACAAGTTGGAACGTATTTGTTGCCTCAATCGGTAAACAGGGAGAGGCCGCAACAAAATTGCTGGAAACAGCCAAAGCCGTGATTAAGATTGATATTCCTGTGGCCCAGACTGTGCTCGCCACACGAAATACACTGGCGGAGGCTGTGAAAGAAAACAAACCGGAAGAGATCATCAGCGCTTATGCTGAGCTATCAGCGCAAACTGATCCGATTAACTCGTTGGGCGATACATACACAGATCTAAAAGCCAACGACGCTTACTTGCGGTTGAACGATGAGTTCAAAAATGCTGTAAATGCAACGAACGCTGCCCGCAAAAATTACGTACAGTCGGTTGAGAATTACAATGAATCGCTGGTGCGTCTGCCTTTTGCGTACCTAGCTTATGGACTTCAATTCACCAGAATTGAGCCAAAAGTGGTGGCAGAATAGGCAGTTTCCAGCTTGCAAGTTCAACCTGGAATTTATTGAGGAGGACAAATGAACGAAAATCAAGGTGATGTGCAGGGAAGAAATGTTAATCAGCAGCTAACCCCGCAAAACGTCGCCAGTCGTGCTGGAGAAACCCTGGAAGACATTACGGCCACTCTGCGTGATTTTTTCAATCGCGTGCCGGAAACGGTGAATAAAGCAGTTGAACGGGCAATGAATGTCCGTGATACCACTGTGCTGATTCGGTTGGGTGAAAATTCTTCCGATGCAATTGACACGTTGGTTTCAGCAGGAATCTTCAAAGGGCGCGCTGATGCCGCAGCATTTTTGATTGATGAGGGCATAAAAGCTCAAGCTGCATTGTTTCAGCGCGTCCAAGACAAGCTCGGCGAGATTGAAAAGCTTCGTGACGAGCTTCGCCACAGCGTAACAAGCTAACCTGGGACTAATTGAGGCAAACCGAATCGCGCCAATCTTTACAAGGACTGGCGCGATTTTTCGCCACGGTAAAGGTTTGTTGAAGCATAATTTTTCAGATTTTTACTCCCCGCCTGACCATGCCGCTTGACAAGCCTGACCCTGATCCATATATTCCCGTGCTTTGCGAAAACACATCTTCGCATGCCTGAGCGGCGCTTGCGGGTCTGAAGTGCAGAGGCGTCGCCGGATTCAGCGGGAAAGACTGATCTTAATATAAAGTCCTCCTCAAGAATCTTTTCAAATAGAGAAACTATTGTGGCGTACTAATCCTTTCTCTAAGGTTTATTACCGGGTTGAGGGGATTTTCTAATAATGCAGCCAATGCGCTGCGGTCATTCTTGAAATGACGCCACAGAAAAACTCGGCGGATTGGGACGCCATTATCTGCACAGCTTTCGCGGACATCCCAAGAAATCATTCGTGCTTAGCACAACAAAACTGCCTGGATGGGCAAACGCTCTCTCGAAGAGGGAATGGCTTTTTATGGCCAAGTCATGATTCGGGATTTTGAGTTTCAGAGTATCGGAAAATTTATGCCTACGATTAGTCAATTAGTTCGCAAAGGACGCAAACAGGTTAAATACAAAACTTCCAGCCCGGCGCTGCAATCCTGCCCGCAACGGCGCGGCGTGTGTGTTCAGGTGAAAACGCAGACACCGAAGAAGCCGAATTCGGCTTTGCGGAAAATTGCTCGTGTGCGTCTGACGAACAGCATTGAAGTGACTTCTTACATTCCCGGTATTGGCCACAATTTGCAGGAGCACTCGATTGTGCTTGTCCGTGGTGGCCGCGTGAAGGATCTCCCCGGCGTTCGTTACCACATTGTTCGTGGCACATTGGATTCCGCAGGCGTTGCCAATCGTAAGCAGGGCCGGTCGAAATACGGAGCCAAGCGTCCGAAAGAAGGGGCAGCCGCACCCGCCAAGGGAGGCAAGAAGTAATTCAGCGCTCTCAAGTCTGAGAGTTGAAACTTTAAGGTAATCGAATATGCCAAGAAGAAGAGAAGTTCCAAAGCGCGAAATTTTGCCGGATCCGGTTTACAACAGCCCATTGGTGGCAAAGTTC
This region includes:
- a CDS encoding phenylalanine 4-monooxygenase — translated: MPTATAQVPEDFLTADLGVEEISSLPLDHPGAHDPTYRARRNYIAELARQYRHDPNHTIPEVAYTKEETAVWRHVSRKLEQAHARRACSLYLQAKQQLGISPFRIPQLSELSAKLTSASGFRLAPIEGLVETRAFLSWLGKRTMLSTQYIRHHSRPDYTPEPDVVHEAIGHIPMFTVPDFADFSEFIGKGAVIASDEQLEQLGRLYWFTVEFGLIEEAGEIKAFGAGLLSSFSELEHAFTDEVERRLFNLEEVLHTKFDYSDMQPLLFVIPSYAYLKEVTQKFIRSFGRTGDLAVAPVGVPKAVW
- a CDS encoding branched-chain amino acid transaminase, which translates into the protein MSFEKTKWVWQDGKMLPFDEAKIHSTAFGLHYGTGIFEGIRCYDGNIFRLKEHMDRFYASAKVYQLTIDYSPEALNEAICETIRRNSFQNCYIRPTAYSDAGSLGIRSVVPTGINILTWEWPSDFRDKQANGMRVTVSPYRKFHSSMIPTTAKATGNYLNSILAVREAAARGFDEAILLDANGNLAEGAVENIFLIKDGKVLTNDENSSILLGITRDSAIQIARYLGYEVEIRALKLHELLSADEVFLTGTAIEITPVREVDGKIVGNGARGPITEQIQKTFFDIVAGRKPEFKHWLYPVEQKAVAGAVG
- a CDS encoding peptidylprolyl isomerase is translated as MANRTAVIETSKGTIKFTLYEDLAPITTANFIELAGKKFYDGLKFHRYEPGFVIQGGCPYGTGTGSSDKKIPLEVTPNLKHGEAGAVAMARSSDPNSASCQFYITLGQAAFLDGNYAVFGRVTEGMDVVKTIRAGDVMNSVAIEG
- a CDS encoding LemA family protein, encoding MDGVIEVTGINYRPDGKAEVTVKERTPSSAAFTNRSGRILFAPPETGEKWTWVEFEEGRRFYPVERLFPFVQSELNKRKQTTATSWNVFVASIGKQGEAATKLLETAKAVIKIDIPVAQTVLATRNTLAEAVKENKPEEIISAYAELSAQTDPINSLGDTYTDLKANDAYLRLNDEFKNAVNATNAARKNYVQSVENYNESLVRLPFAYLAYGLQFTRIEPKVVAE
- a CDS encoding 30S ribosomal protein S12, whose protein sequence is MPTISQLVRKGRKQVKYKTSSPALQSCPQRRGVCVQVKTQTPKKPNSALRKIARVRLTNSIEVTSYIPGIGHNLQEHSIVLVRGGRVKDLPGVRYHIVRGTLDSAGVANRKQGRSKYGAKRPKEGAAAPAKGGKK